In Candidatus Roseilinea sp., one DNA window encodes the following:
- a CDS encoding glucose dehydrogenase (possible pseudo, frameshifted), translating to MQVGCSRHARRVVSAALAAFSILGWALSGAAQDETPDAPDLPPNTPGITYGFALVVSGLNQPVFVTHAGDVRLFIVERAGVIRIFQNGSLLSTPFLNITNLVQSSGSEEGLLGLAFEPNYAQTGRFYVYYTNKNGDQVIARYNVSANPNVADANSAAIILTIPHPGQSNHNGGWIGFGPDNNLYIGVGDGGGGGDPFCAAQNVNDLRGKLLRINVVGQITYTVPSGNIFAANQRPEVFAIGLRNPWRASFDRVTGDLYIGDVGQGAREEVNYAPVNQGAGVNYGWSQFEGTLPYSNSCPASGIPPRPPFADYGRSLGISVTGGYVYRGDNYPWLSGNYFYGDFGSGRVWSAWQTSPGVFSTVQIADTAYAISRSARMPIGSFICCTTAAQFIA from the coding sequence ATGCAAGTAGGCTGTTCAAGGCATGCGCGCCGGGTCGTGTCTGCCGCGCTCGCTGCGTTTTCGATATTGGGCTGGGCTCTGTCCGGCGCAGCACAGGATGAGACGCCGGATGCGCCCGATCTTCCACCGAATACGCCCGGCATCACCTATGGCTTCGCGTTAGTCGTGAGCGGCCTGAACCAGCCGGTTTTCGTCACCCATGCGGGCGACGTGCGGTTGTTCATCGTCGAACGCGCCGGCGTCATCCGTATCTTCCAAAATGGATCGCTGCTGAGCACCCCGTTCTTGAACATCACCAATCTGGTGCAGTCTTCCGGCAGCGAAGAAGGGTTGCTTGGCCTGGCCTTCGAACCGAACTATGCGCAGACCGGTCGCTTCTACGTCTACTACACCAACAAGAACGGCGATCAGGTGATCGCACGTTACAACGTCTCAGCGAACCCCAACGTCGCCGACGCCAACAGCGCTGCGATCATCTTGACCATCCCGCATCCCGGCCAGAGCAATCACAACGGCGGCTGGATCGGCTTCGGCCCCGACAACAATTTGTACATCGGCGTGGGCGACGGCGGCGGAGGCGGCGATCCGTTTTGCGCCGCGCAAAACGTGAACGATCTGCGCGGCAAGCTGCTGCGCATCAACGTCGTCGGGCAGATCACCTACACCGTCCCCAGCGGCAACATCTTCGCCGCAAATCAGCGCCCTGAGGTTTTCGCGATCGGCCTGCGCAATCCATGGCGCGCTTCGTTCGATCGCGTCACCGGCGATCTGTATATCGGCGATGTGGGGCAGGGCGCGCGAGAGGAGGTCAACTACGCGCCGGTGAACCAGGGCGCCGGCGTGAACTACGGCTGGAGCCAGTTCGAGGGCACGCTTCCCTACTCGAACAGCTGTCCGGCCAGCGGCATCCCGCCCCGTCCACCGTTTGCCGACTACGGCCGCTCCTTGGGTATCTCCGTCACCGGCGGCTATGTGTATCGTGGGGACAACTATCCCTGGCTGAGCGGCAACTACTTCTACGGGGATTTTGGCAGCGGTCGCGTGTGGTCGGCGTGGCAGACCAGCCCGGGTGTGTTCTCGACGGTGCAGATCGCCGATACGGCTTACGCCATCTCTCGTTCGGCGAGGATGCCAATCGGGAGCTTTATCTGCTGCACTACGGCGGCGCAGTTTATCGCTTGA
- a CDS encoding peptidyl-tRNA hydrolase — MDERRRIIVGLGNPGKQYANNRHNAGFMVVDRLAERHGLKFTRMMHKGIVALGEIEGHKVALVKPQTFMNLSGESVAPIVQFYKSEPSDLLVVYDELDLPAGQLRMRPKGGSGGHNGMKSVIARLGSEDFPRLRIGVGRPPGRRDPKDFLLDDFTRDELAALEPAFDRAVEGIRRWLRDGIDNAMNFVNKPSDDG; from the coding sequence ATGGACGAACGTCGTCGCATCATCGTCGGCCTGGGCAACCCCGGCAAGCAGTATGCCAACAACCGCCACAATGCCGGCTTCATGGTCGTAGACCGGCTGGCCGAACGGCACGGCTTGAAATTCACGCGGATGATGCACAAGGGCATCGTCGCGCTGGGCGAGATCGAAGGGCACAAGGTGGCGCTGGTGAAGCCGCAGACGTTCATGAACCTGAGCGGCGAATCGGTCGCGCCCATCGTTCAGTTCTACAAGTCTGAACCGAGCGACTTACTGGTGGTGTATGACGAACTCGACTTGCCGGCGGGCCAACTGCGCATGCGACCCAAGGGCGGCTCCGGCGGCCACAACGGTATGAAGTCCGTCATCGCCCGTCTCGGCAGTGAAGACTTTCCCCGCCTGCGCATCGGCGTAGGCCGGCCCCCCGGCCGCCGCGACCCGAAAGACTTTTTGCTGGACGACTTCACACGCGACGAATTGGCCGCGCTCGAACCCGCCTTCGACCGCGCTGTCGAAGGCATCCGGCGCTGGCTCCGCGATGGGATTGACAACGCCATGAACTTCGTGAACAAGCCATCTGACGATGGGTAA
- the cmr4 gene encoding type III-B CRISPR module RAMP protein Cmr4, translating into MATYQRQRYLLMTIDPVHIGTGGYRLGRVDNSIVREPGTCVPKIPGTSLHGAARSYAAQLYETPEAAAQSQDKVKNPDQNPVCYTFGYIKKTGNGNNVTAYSGVVNIFDAHVLLFPVYSMTGPVWVTTLGRLREAGFTVKQNGAVLATEPQTSTALLTWDRKDDLNLGWLMVNGAGKAEVTAPNGWQNEQRWQAVTNRIVLVNESLFSHVVNSNLEVRTSVAINPERGAAEEGALFTYEALPRATFLTTEVVLDDYREAFPKDKCGAGKTDKNNPLPGTPWHGPLDVVKAGLRMIEWLGVGGMGTRGFGRLTIVGKPLEQKYGEERSNEQQHPTQSGPAGSGVRAEHHQAHAG; encoded by the coding sequence ATGGCAACCTACCAACGACAACGATATCTGTTGATGACGATTGATCCGGTTCACATCGGCACCGGTGGGTACCGGCTCGGTCGGGTTGATAACAGCATCGTGCGCGAACCGGGCACCTGCGTGCCCAAAATCCCCGGCACCAGCCTGCACGGCGCGGCCCGTTCGTATGCCGCGCAACTCTACGAGACGCCCGAAGCCGCCGCTCAGAGCCAGGACAAGGTGAAGAATCCCGACCAGAATCCGGTCTGCTACACCTTCGGCTACATCAAGAAGACGGGCAATGGCAACAACGTGACGGCCTACTCCGGCGTCGTCAATATCTTTGACGCCCATGTTCTGCTCTTCCCGGTCTATTCGATGACCGGGCCGGTGTGGGTGACGACGCTCGGACGGCTGCGCGAGGCCGGTTTTACCGTGAAGCAAAACGGCGCCGTTCTTGCTACCGAACCGCAGACCAGCACAGCATTGCTTACCTGGGATCGGAAAGATGACCTTAACCTGGGCTGGCTGATGGTCAATGGGGCCGGCAAAGCAGAGGTGACTGCACCAAACGGATGGCAGAATGAACAACGCTGGCAGGCCGTGACCAACCGCATTGTGCTGGTGAATGAATCCCTCTTCAGCCACGTGGTCAACAGCAACCTCGAAGTGCGCACGTCGGTGGCAATTAACCCGGAACGCGGCGCAGCAGAGGAGGGGGCGCTCTTCACCTACGAAGCGCTGCCGCGCGCGACCTTCCTGACGACAGAGGTGGTGCTGGATGATTATCGGGAGGCGTTTCCCAAAGATAAATGTGGCGCAGGAAAGACTGACAAGAACAACCCGCTGCCCGGCACCCCATGGCATGGACCGTTGGATGTGGTCAAAGCCGGTTTGCGTATGATCGAATGGCTAGGGGTAGGCGGTATGGGCACGCGCGGGTTTGGCCGGCTGACTATCGTCGGTAAACCGCTGGAGCAAAAATACGGCGAGGAGCGAAGCAATGAGCAACAGCACCCAACGCAATCTGGACCGGCTGGCAGCGGAGTGCGCGCAGAACATCATCAAGCGCACGCAGGATAA
- a CDS encoding CRISPR-associated protein Cmr1, producing the protein MTVHATEQCDTKVDTLTPLWTGGVETGKVDRIHETGILGSLRWWYEAIVRGLGGRACDPSKGECRFDAEKYQKSTATDERQRLRDAGLCDVCQLFGATGWRRRFRLEVVNDQTAPLWAGNQPLNIRPPERSRGWFLPPGRMGTFTLRIHGDTTSVARLLALLRFVERWGSLGAKPQLGYGVVAIQNWDAVKHCLNDWSWRQAAQSFGTNPPSPNANLPDLRHFGFFRYRFQPPDEAWWSRIKGLERVAAQVRPFVSQTVPVPPVLKNAWRFQYWQPAWDNKRTFWGRVATDRIRGKVAVSWAYPLNGGWEIRGSAWLSGVEPEPVWQLLSNAAIVNQTLGVTGGTMDTMRPQTTDQLLNVLENL; encoded by the coding sequence ATGACAGTTCATGCAACAGAACAGTGCGATACCAAGGTTGACACCCTCACCCCACTATGGACCGGCGGCGTAGAAACGGGAAAGGTTGACCGTATCCACGAAACCGGCATACTCGGCAGCCTGCGCTGGTGGTACGAAGCCATCGTGCGCGGGTTAGGTGGCAGGGCCTGCGATCCGAGCAAGGGCGAATGCCGGTTCGATGCCGAGAAATACCAGAAGAGCACGGCAACCGATGAGCGACAGCGCCTGCGCGATGCCGGCTTGTGCGATGTGTGCCAACTCTTTGGCGCCACAGGGTGGCGACGGCGGTTTCGGCTTGAGGTGGTAAACGATCAAACCGCCCCGCTCTGGGCAGGCAATCAACCACTGAATATTCGCCCGCCGGAACGCAGCCGGGGCTGGTTTTTACCGCCGGGAAGGATGGGCACCTTCACCCTCCGCATCCATGGCGATACGACAAGTGTGGCGCGCTTGCTCGCGTTGTTACGCTTCGTTGAACGTTGGGGTAGCCTCGGAGCCAAGCCGCAACTTGGCTATGGGGTGGTAGCCATTCAAAACTGGGATGCGGTCAAGCATTGCCTGAACGACTGGTCATGGCGACAAGCAGCACAATCGTTTGGCACCAATCCACCATCGCCCAATGCTAACCTCCCCGACCTGCGTCACTTTGGCTTTTTCCGCTATCGCTTTCAGCCACCCGACGAGGCATGGTGGAGTCGCATCAAAGGATTGGAACGGGTTGCGGCGCAGGTACGTCCTTTTGTCTCGCAGACCGTACCCGTCCCGCCGGTGCTCAAGAACGCATGGCGCTTTCAGTACTGGCAACCCGCATGGGACAATAAACGCACGTTCTGGGGGCGCGTTGCTACTGACCGCATCCGTGGGAAAGTTGCCGTCAGTTGGGCATATCCGCTCAACGGTGGTTGGGAGATTCGCGGCTCGGCATGGCTGAGCGGGGTCGAACCTGAACCGGTCTGGCAACTGTTGAGCAATGCCGCCATCGTGAACCAGACCTTGGGCGTGACCGGGGGGACAATGGACACGATGCGGCCTCAGACTACCGACCAGTTGCTGAATGTTCTGGAGAACCTATGA
- a CDS encoding deaminase: MGKVFVNIAFSLDCYMAPEGMDIAHFDNPQYKNWGAKWGALMSWALDQQYLRETLKLGPGGETGPVNDMLRHAFERTGAHIMGRRMFEGGERGWPEEAPFHTPVYVLTHQKREPWARPGGTIFYFVTEGPERALELAREAAGTRDIRISGGANTIQQYLNLGVVDELEIAVVPILFGGGIRLFENLREPLPQFGIDRVLDTPAATHLRYVRR, translated from the coding sequence ATGGGCAAGGTATTCGTCAACATCGCCTTCAGCCTCGATTGCTACATGGCGCCCGAAGGCATGGACATAGCACATTTCGACAACCCGCAATACAAGAACTGGGGAGCAAAATGGGGCGCCTTGATGTCCTGGGCGCTGGACCAGCAGTACCTGCGCGAAACGCTCAAGCTTGGGCCGGGTGGCGAGACCGGCCCGGTCAACGACATGCTGCGCCATGCCTTCGAGCGCACCGGCGCGCACATCATGGGCAGGCGCATGTTCGAGGGCGGCGAGCGCGGCTGGCCTGAAGAAGCGCCGTTCCACACCCCGGTATATGTCCTCACCCACCAGAAGCGTGAACCCTGGGCGCGACCCGGTGGAACGATCTTTTATTTTGTCACCGAAGGACCTGAACGAGCCCTGGAGTTGGCGCGCGAAGCGGCTGGCACGCGCGACATCCGCATCTCCGGCGGGGCGAACACGATTCAGCAGTACTTGAACCTGGGCGTTGTGGATGAGCTGGAGATCGCCGTTGTCCCCATACTGTTTGGGGGCGGCATACGCCTATTCGAGAACTTGCGCGAGCCGTTGCCGCAATTTGGCATTGACCGGGTTCTCGATACTCCTGCAGCCACGCACCTGCGCTATGTGCGTCGGTGA